The following nucleotide sequence is from Apium graveolens cultivar Ventura chromosome 4, ASM990537v1, whole genome shotgun sequence.
CGGCAAGAGGTGGAGTTTGACTATGAATAAGAATTATTGTTGCTTGTGTTTGAGATCTGTGTATCAGTTTGAATTAAAGACTCTAATTCATTAACGTTAACAACTGCatacatatataaaaattatatgaCTATCTTGTAATTACACGATTAAGCTCTATTTTTATGTTAATATTAAACTATTAGGCTTGAAAACTTGATATATTAAAAAAGTTTATATATAATTAGGAACCAAATCAGGGTTTTGAAAAGAAAATCTCAATTCAATTTGTATAAAAATTTATTAGTAGTTGTTTGATCGGTTGATTATTAATTCTAAGGGTAATTAGATAAAATTTAGATAAAtatgtaaaatataatttataagcAAGTGTAATTAATTAAATTTAGCATGTACCAAAAACTAGGTACCGTAGTAAGGGTAATTAACTAAATTTAGCGGGTACCAAAAAATAGGTACCGTACTAAAACTTTCAATGTTtcgtcttttatataatagtaatatattttaccaaagggaaggaaaaacACTCCAATGatattatgtataattatgataGCAAAATTATACCTAAGGATTTAGTGATTCGACAAATATAGTTAACCAAATGTGATTATCTATATTTTTTGCTAAGGAACTATGGTTGGAGTGCTTAAAATTTTACATAATCTCTAAATATTACTCCCTCTATctctcccatttgtttacactttcctttttggatgtcccttccaattgtttacatttcaaaattttccaaaaatagtaaagttttataatttttaaattaactacatccactactttacttcactatacccactttatacatataatattaatcggtcccactactttactcattttttcaacttttctccactattttatcatttttcttaaattcCGCACtccacccaaatgtaaacatttgggagggacggaggaGTACCACTTAGGTTCCACATAGATTTCACATATATAATTTAGCTTAGGGTTTTGCAACATTAGAGATGCTCTTAACTTGTGTGTTATGTCAAATTAATCCGTAAAATTCCTTTTCAAGAAAAATGTTAATTATCCAAAATTTTatcttaaaatatatatatattaaatttctgtaaacatttttattagtCTTAAGAATAAAATTAAATAAAGTTAAATAAAATCCGGAAACCACGTTAACACTTAACACCACCATCAAGATAAGTTATAATATCATGAATAATCCCAAAAAAAAGgagattttttgaaaaatatccAAGTCcaagaataattttataaaaatactgccttttttaaaaaaaatattttttttaatttgaaaaaaatattatttttcaattttgttTTGCAAAAATACGATTTTTGCAACTCGAATCAAATACATGCAACATTCGACGAGTTTCTACAACTAGATACAacctcaaatgcaacaaaaaaaACTAGATTTAACTAGTTGCATATCCTTGATTTGATTTTGGTCGATTGCGTAACTTTGCAAAAAAGATTCAGAATATAataaaattgcaaaaaaaaatagaaaaattagTGTTTTGATAATTTATCTAAAATTAAGCTCAATTTAGTGTTTAAGAGTCTAATATTAACACCTCAAAATGATGGGAAGTAAAGTTGATCCTGATAAACCCAAATCATTTAACTGGGATGGGATCAGATTGATCCAATAAAAGCCCACTTCAGCATTTTATTTATTTCCAGCCCATTATAGTTTGACGTTAATAAAAAATGCCCGGTCCAGTTTAAAAGACCAGTTTCTATATCAATCCATTTCACATGTTTTTTTTATGTATGACAAGGAAATTATAGTATATCCATATATAACAAAGATAATTACTAAAAAAAATCTATCATTAAAAAAatagattttttaaaaaatgcggttttctgaattttttttataaaaatatgatttctttttaattttaatttgcaGAAGTGcaatttttcattttttttgaaaaaatacgATTTTGCAACCCCATTATGCAAACCTCAAATGCAACTATACAGCCTAAATTGAAACCAAAAAAAAATTCACTACTTTTTCAGAAAAGTTGCAGTTGTAATATCTTTGCAATAAACAACTTTTATTTGTATTTTTCATAGATTTACAAACAAGAGCCTACAGATTATTACATAGCAGCAGATCATCTGATAAGAGTAAAAGATAAAGAGCTTAAAAGTATTAAAAGCATTAAAGTACGTGTCCAGTTCCCGACGTGAAGAATTGAGGGGGACAGAGGGAGTAAGTAATTTTAAAGCTCCTAAATACAAAGATCACTCAACTTGAACTTCCTTGACATCTCTCTGCGGCTTCTCACTCCTAGGAATGGTAATTTTCAAAACACCATCTTTCATCTCAGCTTTGATTTCTTCAACTTTTGCATCATCAGGCAACACAAGACGAGTATCGTAATACCCGTATTGTGATGACCAGAACTGCTGGTCTTCATCTTCTGCTGCTTCGTGATCTTCCTTGTGCTCTCCTCTGATCCTTAACACTCCACCATCTTCAACTGTGATCTTCACTTCATCTTTGGCCAGTCCGGGCATTTCGTACTTCAGCTTGTAacactctttcttttctttgaaccTTCCTAAGAGTTGAGAAGGTCCCATGTTCTCCAAGACTTTGTTCATATTCTCTGTTGCTTGCATCAGTGCATTTCCTAGCCCTGAAGGAAAGAACTCTGGAACAATACTCTTGAGTAAGTGTACAGTACTTTTTGCAAATCATATACAACTCCTAATCTTACTTTCACACACACAGACAGAgggggagggggagagagagagagagagagggagagagagagagagagagagagagagaggtagAGATTGACACAAACAAACAGACAGAGAGAGAGATTGACACAAAcaaacagagagagagagagagacaaacagagagagagagagagagagacaaacaaacagagagagagagattggcACAAACAAACAGACACATACATACAAACAGacagagggagagggagagagagagagaggaagagggagagggagagggagagggagagggagagagggagagagggagagagagagggagggagagatagagggagagagagagagagagagagagagagagagagagagagagtacccCAGAGAGAAGGCACAAAATTATGGTTGTTCCTCCAAAGTTGCCTATTTCTTTGCTTTTTCGAAAAAAGTTTGGATTTTTTGCCACTTTGATCAGGACTAGAGACAGCTACTTCACCAGATTTGGCTTCATCACGAGGAGGTGTTGATGATGTAGTGAAGAGCCTGTTAACAAGCTCAGAGCTGCATCTCTGTTCTTTACTCATAAAAGAGGAAGAGGGCACTGAAATTGCACCCTTGTGCAGTTTCTTCAAAGCCAAACGAGCTAATGCCATGCTATCTTATAACAAAAGATTAAAGAGTTGCAGTGGTTCTTAAATGGTGATATTGTGAAATTTGTGATTTATGAGTGAAACAGCAAGCAGATAATTTATAGAAATGGAGATTCTGATGTCACTGCTAATTATTAATTGTTTTATATTATAAAGAAGTCTCCAAGAGCTTCTACAAAGATGATGAGAAGTTTCCAGCCCCTCCTAAAAAACAAGACTCTTCCAGAGACTAGTATGACGCTATGTTTCTTTTCTTGTAAAACTTTTGCAACTTTATTTGGGTGCTATAGGAAAAATGTTACTTCAAAAAAACTAAACATAATCTGTTGATAAATTTTTCCATATACTTCTGATTCGATTGCAGGTTTAAGTAGAGCCGGCAATTTGTGTCATTTATACAGTGTACTGAAGACTAAACACAATCCAAAAACACATATCCGTAACCAATTGTTTCATGTACGTTTGGAAAACCGTTTCACCGACACGTTAAAAATCTCGTATTTTGTGTATTTTTATAGCCTTTCCCACATATGTGCCTATATCGGTTTGTAAAGCATAAAAACTACTCCCAAATTTCAACACAAATGAAAAACAAGATGAAAATACATAATATCGTCAGCAATTGAGAATGAAAACATACTTAAAAAGTTTATCAGCTTAACAAGCAGTAGCAGTCCATAGCCACAACCATATAGAGCACACTGAATCACCATACAACTAGTCATAAAACAGGAAACCAAATCTCTAAAACTCTGATATGCTTATCTCCGCATAGTAGTAGAAGATTTCTGCTGAAATATAGCATAAAGAAGCATACTTTATTTTATCAAGGACCCTGGTTATTGAGGTAGTGTTTAAGGGTTATTACGTACGAAACACGCTGGTTTATCTGAATCCATTATGTTGTAAGGATGGGAGGCAAATAATCAGATTTAGCACCAAGAACACGGGCTTTGGTGTCTGGGAAAAACTCCGTGCCTGGAAGCTCTGTGACATTACCTTCACTGGCAACAGCGATGGGGTACCTCAGCAAGTGTCCAGGCAAGTCCCTTTCCAGAGTTTCACTTGCGTAGAGATCCCAGTATTTCTCTGCCACGGTATTCACTTTCTGGACACAATCAACGCTCTGAGGCTGTGCAAAGGTGTCATCAAGCATACCAAGGTGCTCATACCATAAAGACATTCGGAATCCATGAATTTGACCCCTCGCTGGTTCCCTTGTTGCTAAGTGATGTGGTTGATAGGCTCCCATAGCTATCTCAGAATCCTTGGCGCCATCCATAGATCTCTGGTTAATATTGGCAGACCCAATTATTATGTACTCGTCATCAACTGCACAGGAAGGAATAAACAAAAATTAAGTACAAGTAACAAACAAAGCCAACACCACTGTTAAAAATACTTGAACTTTTAGAAATCAATTCAAGTAATTAAAAAAATCCAACTTTGCTGCTTACCTATCATCATCTTGGCATGTACATAGATCATAAAGCGACGGGCCTCTTGAGCTCTACTATAATCTGTATCTGCATCTGGCTGCTCTGAAGGTTCATATTCTCCATCCCTTTTTACCTCACGGTTACCAAGACAGAAAAACGTTAAATAATTTCTAGGGTCTTCTTCAATCCCGTTGGCCTGGAGAGCCTGAATGATATCCTTGTACATCATCTCCATCGTCCTTCTTTGCCAATCCAGAATAGCTTGAACTGAACCACTTTCTGGAATTCCTTCTGGCCACATTGGGAGCACAACATAAACAGTGAACCTCTCCCCAGCCTCAATCTTACTAACAATCTTTAGTGACAGCTCCTTTGGTATAAGATGCAAAGCATTCACATCCTCATCTTTAATATCCTCTGAATTCCAGCCAAAAGAGCTTCCAAGAAAATATTGATTTTCAATATAGATGAAATTCTTTGCCCGTCGAATGGCATGAATATAAGCATCCTGAATACTTCGATCAATAATATTATCCTTCCCACTCACAAGACCTGCTTTAGCTGCTTCTTCTGGTGTTTCGGGAAAGCCAAAAGCAGCCCCCTCATCAATGGATCTGAATAATTGAACATTCCAAGTCTCATCGTCATCAGAGAATGTCACTGGAGATGGAGGAATGATGATATCTTGGAGCTCTCTCAGGTTAAGTAGTAAATCTTTTCCACCTTGCTTTCTCCATCTCTGCTCAAAATTAAACAGTACATCCCAAGCAACTGGACCTTCAAGACGAGAATGAATATCATGCCAAGGCTCCCTAGGTCCACCTTTAGTAATTGCAGCACCTTCGAAGTTGGGTTGGTGAAAATCATCATGGTGTGCAGTATCCAACGTCCTAAAAAGTGAATGAAAAGGAGTATCATATCTCCCATCACACAAATCAATGCCACCAACAAAACTCACCACTCTTCTGTTCTCTGATCCTGCTGTAGGCATCTCACTGTCTACCACCACTATTTTCTGGTGATGAGTGAACATGGTAGAAATTGCTAAACCTGATATTATGCTACCACCATCATCAGGATTACGAAGGCATAGAACACAATGAACATTAGTATCCCGGAAGTATTCCTCAGTTTCTTGATCATGAGTAGCCATCAGCCCATCTTTCTTAAGTTGACCCACAGAGGTTCTGTCATCCCAGACAAGCATGAGAACCCTAACACCTTCATCTGCCTTTTTCTTAAGCAACTCGCCGAGCATTATATCGCCTCCTGGCTTTGGCCTCCTTGTGTCCCTTATTAGGGCAAATTCAGTATACACAGACCAGCCAGTAATGTAAATAAAGTGTTTAGCATTGGTTATGGCATCAAAGACATCCTCCCAACATCTATGGGGCTCATAAAATTTACCTCCAGAAAGAGGAATCTTAGGCACAAAATTGTCTGGCACATGGGCATCTTGGTACAAAGAAATTCGGCAACCTTGTCTCTGAGAAAAGAAGGTGTAAGGAACCCCTGGAAACTTGGAGTTTCTAATTCCATGGGCCCAATTGCGATCTTGAGCAATGTCAAAGTACTGCAACTTCACATGGATCTTGGAACCTTCGTCAATAGGATTTTTGTCTTCATCCAAGATCTCGAGCCATCTATCCACTTCTTCCCCTTCTAAAAGTTCCTCAACAGACAGATAAGCTCTTCCAATCAAAGTTGCACCAATTGGGTTGTCATCTTTAACAGTAAATATAACATTTGTTGTGGGATGACCGCAGTAAATATGAAAAGATTCATTCCACTTTGGATTGTTTGGTTCATTTTCTATCATTCTGGTGCGTCCAACTCTAGCCTTATCCAGATCAATCGATGAATAAATTTTTGGAGTTCCTTCGCCAAGGCCAATGGCTTCCTCGAGGTTCGCCTTAAGCTACAAAAATAGTTCCATGAATGAGAAACATATGAAAGGGGAGATAACAGAGATAATTAGAAAAGTTGGCACAGTGGACAGGTGAAGTCTTCTTTAAAAATAGTATAGGCCAAAGTCTGGTCTAGCAATAAACTGAACAGGGCAACGTTATATTCTAAAAGTTCCATAATATTTATGGATTAATGAGGGAGCTGTGTTGTTCAGATATAAGAGTGGACATGATACATGATGTTCGTGCAATAAAAGTAACCAGCAAGAAACACCTTAATCAAAACAACGTTTTGGTTGAAGAAATTAACAAATCCCAAAAATTTGATAGTGTTAAAGACCTGTCTGGTGACTCGTGTAGTTATTATTAGTGATTATATATACATAAATTTAAGTGATGCAGAACATGTACCAACAAACTAGCTTAACATAAGATACTTCAAAATGATGGTCAACTCTATATTTACAACTTATATAATGATAAGCCAATTCTAACATGAATGAGTCACAAACTAAACATGTTAAATTTACGCAGTTTCAAAGTTGGATAATGTATCTAGGATATAAGGTTAAGGAACGCCAGAACATAAAACCAGTAAAATCAGCAACCACCGAAACAAACCCCCAAGTACTTCCCACCGTAACATCAAATATAACAATGCACTCTAATTAAAAAGATCTATATCAAAATGAGAATATCGATCTGACCTGACCATCAAGATAATAACAATACAACACACAAAATTACATGATcagtccagtccagtccagtcTCTACTCTACACACTATACACAGATCACATTACAGAAACTATATACTCACACCACATTAACTCGTAAATCTTCCTAGAATAATACAACTACAGCTAAATTCATCGACAAAATACAATTCGAAATCGAGATCAAGTAGTTAAAACTTAAACTACCTTCCCGAAAATACCACCACCAACGGTTTTAAGGTGATCAACCTCAAAGATAGTGACATGAAGAGTTCCATGAAGCAGTATCTGTGCCATCTCTTACCTACACATAAATAAATAACACAAACAAAAATCAATCAAACTAGCATTATACTAACTTAAAGCTACTCAACTTCATAAACTTAATCAATTCAAAAGCTACACAAAATAAACAGATAAATTTATAACAAGTCACACTAAAATTACAGTACAAACATATACTTGATTGTGTTAAAATTAAGGTGATGATTAAACAGATCGAGTGATTTAATGAAAGTGACAACTGAGTTTGATAacataaatttaataaaataattattacaaaaaaaaataaattagtgAAGAAGAGGAGGAGAACACTAACGTTGAAAACTGGAGTTGAGATCTGAAGATTGGAGTGAGTTTG
It contains:
- the LOC141717501 gene encoding 26.5 kDa heat shock protein, mitochondrial; translation: MALARLALKKLHKGAISVPSSSFMSKEQRCSSELVNRLFTTSSTPPRDEAKSGEVAVSSPDQSGKKSKLFSKKQRNRQLWRNNHNFVPSLWEFFPSGLGNALMQATENMNKVLENMGPSQLLGRFKEKKECYKLKYEMPGLAKDEVKITVEDGGVLRIRGEHKEDHEAAEDEDQQFWSSQYGYYDTRLVLPDDAKVEEIKAEMKDGVLKITIPRSEKPQRDVKEVQVE
- the LOC141717500 gene encoding phospholipase D alpha 1 — encoded protein: MAQILLHGTLHVTIFEVDHLKTVGGGIFGKLKANLEEAIGLGEGTPKIYSSIDLDKARVGRTRMIENEPNNPKWNESFHIYCGHPTTNVIFTVKDDNPIGATLIGRAYLSVEELLEGEEVDRWLEILDEDKNPIDEGSKIHVKLQYFDIAQDRNWAHGIRNSKFPGVPYTFFSQRQGCRISLYQDAHVPDNFVPKIPLSGGKFYEPHRCWEDVFDAITNAKHFIYITGWSVYTEFALIRDTRRPKPGGDIMLGELLKKKADEGVRVLMLVWDDRTSVGQLKKDGLMATHDQETEEYFRDTNVHCVLCLRNPDDGGSIISGLAISTMFTHHQKIVVVDSEMPTAGSENRRVVSFVGGIDLCDGRYDTPFHSLFRTLDTAHHDDFHQPNFEGAAITKGGPREPWHDIHSRLEGPVAWDVLFNFEQRWRKQGGKDLLLNLRELQDIIIPPSPVTFSDDDETWNVQLFRSIDEGAAFGFPETPEEAAKAGLVSGKDNIIDRSIQDAYIHAIRRAKNFIYIENQYFLGSSFGWNSEDIKDEDVNALHLIPKELSLKIVSKIEAGERFTVYVVLPMWPEGIPESGSVQAILDWQRRTMEMMYKDIIQALQANGIEEDPRNYLTFFCLGNREVKRDGEYEPSEQPDADTDYSRAQEARRFMIYVHAKMMIVDDEYIIIGSANINQRSMDGAKDSEIAMGAYQPHHLATREPARGQIHGFRMSLWYEHLGMLDDTFAQPQSVDCVQKVNTVAEKYWDLYASETLERDLPGHLLRYPIAVASEGNVTELPGTEFFPDTKARVLGAKSDYLPPILTT